From Sander lucioperca isolate FBNREF2018 chromosome 14, SLUC_FBN_1.2, whole genome shotgun sequence, the proteins below share one genomic window:
- the LOC116047283 gene encoding transmembrane protein 42 isoform X2, with protein MFPGVFYALLAGFLGAVASSSAKLSLGADYLKGVCETGLRTWGEQRKFRQADETTACDRLHIPLRLLCGGLLFTCNAVMWTFLAKALRYSSSSTQTTVTTTASNFISSAFLGQLIFGEAQITLWWVGISLTFSGLLVLQRVSPQDGQHDAGAKDE; from the exons GAGTTTTCTATGCATTACTGGCGGGTTTCCTCGGGGCCGTGGCGTCGTCGTCGGCCAAACTGTCCCTCGGAGCCGACTACCTGAAGGGAGTCTGTGAAACCGGACTCCGGACGTGGGGAGAGCAGCGGAAATTCAGACAAGCGGACGAAACTACCGCCTGCGACCGG CTCCACATCCCACTGAGGCTGCTGTGTGGCGGTCTGCTTTTCACCTGCAATGCTGTGATGTGGACCTTCCTTGCCAAAGCACTCAggtactcctcttcctccacccaAACCACTGTGACCACCACCGCCTCCAACTTCATATCTTCC GCTTTTCTGGGTCAGCTGATCTTTGGTGAAGCCCAGATAACGTTGTGGTGGGTTGGGATCTCCCTGACCTTCTCTGGTCTGTTGGTGCTGCAGAGGGTTTCACCGCAGGATGGGCAACATGATGCAGGCGCCAAGGATGAATAA